A genomic segment from uncultured Alistipes sp. encodes:
- a CDS encoding RsmD family RNA methyltransferase, protein MRIISGKYKGRAINPPRNLKARPTTDFAKENLFNVLNNLVDFEECDVLDLFAGTGSISYEFASRGARSVTSVEINPVHYDFIRQTARNLGIESLHPVKANVFLYLKSCAKQFDIIFSDAPYDLEGSESVIREVLDRNLLRQDGMLIFEHSRKMDFEDYPEFWQLRSYGSVQFSFFKKA, encoded by the coding sequence ATGCGAATAATCAGCGGAAAATACAAGGGTCGGGCGATCAATCCCCCGCGGAATCTCAAGGCAAGGCCTACGACCGATTTCGCCAAGGAGAATCTTTTCAACGTGTTGAACAACCTCGTCGATTTCGAGGAGTGCGACGTCCTGGACCTCTTCGCCGGAACCGGGTCGATCAGCTACGAATTCGCCTCGCGAGGTGCCCGGAGCGTCACCTCCGTGGAGATCAATCCCGTGCATTACGACTTTATCCGGCAGACGGCCCGGAATTTGGGAATCGAAAGCCTCCACCCCGTCAAGGCCAACGTCTTTCTCTATCTGAAGAGTTGCGCCAAGCAGTTCGATATCATCTTTTCGGACGCTCCCTACGATCTCGAAGGTAGCGAATCGGTCATTCGGGAGGTGCTGGACCGCAATCTGCTGCGGCAGGACGGAATGCTGATTTTCGAACATTCCAGAAAAATGGATTTTGAGGATTATCCGGAGTTCTGGCAATTAAGAAGTTACGGAAGCGTACAATTTTCTTTCTTCAAAAAGGCCTGA
- the udk gene encoding uridine kinase, whose product MKVTVIGVAGGTGSGKSTLVKRLQEAFEGDDVATLCHDYYYKAHPELTYEERTKLNYDHPQAFDTDMLVEHIKALKNNVPIEHPVYSFVDHDRMPETVGVKPSKVIIVDGILIFENKELRDLMDIKVYVDTDADIRLARRILRDVCERGRTMQSVITQYTSTVKPMHDEFVEPSKKYADVIIPEGGFNSVAVAMLIQSIRSLIERG is encoded by the coding sequence ATGAAAGTTACGGTTATCGGAGTTGCCGGAGGTACCGGATCGGGAAAATCGACCCTCGTCAAACGACTGCAGGAGGCATTCGAGGGGGATGACGTCGCTACGCTCTGCCACGACTACTACTACAAGGCGCATCCCGAACTCACCTACGAGGAGCGCACCAAACTCAATTACGACCATCCCCAGGCCTTCGATACCGACATGCTCGTCGAGCACATCAAGGCCCTGAAGAACAACGTTCCGATCGAACATCCCGTCTACTCGTTCGTCGACCACGACCGGATGCCGGAGACCGTCGGCGTGAAGCCCTCGAAGGTGATCATCGTCGACGGAATCCTCATCTTCGAGAACAAGGAGCTGCGCGACCTGATGGATATCAAGGTCTATGTCGATACGGATGCCGACATCCGGCTCGCACGGCGGATCCTGCGCGACGTCTGCGAACGCGGCCGCACGATGCAGTCCGTCATCACGCAGTACACCTCCACGGTGAAGCCCATGCACGACGAATTCGTCGAGCCCTCGAAGAAGTATGCCGACGTCATCATCCCCGAGGGAGGTTTCAACTCCGTAGCCGTGGCCATGCTTATTCAGAGCATCCGATCCCTGATCGAGCGCGGGTAA
- a CDS encoding uracil-DNA glycosylase family protein, producing the protein MNSERHPLQPFLPSGARILLLGSFPPQRKRWSMEFFYPNLQNDMWRVAGLLFFGDREHFLTADRKAFDRLRIEAFCRERGIALYDTSEEVIRLKNNASDASLQVVREVDLEALLAQIPACRVLVATGGKSAETLSRILGCELPAVGEWTRAAYAGRELQVWRMPSTSRAFPRPVEWKAEFYRRAFSAAGIF; encoded by the coding sequence ATGAATAGCGAACGACACCCTTTGCAACCGTTTTTACCGTCGGGGGCCCGGATTCTGCTGCTGGGGAGCTTCCCGCCGCAGCGGAAACGCTGGTCGATGGAGTTTTTCTACCCGAACCTGCAGAATGACATGTGGCGGGTCGCCGGGTTGCTTTTTTTCGGGGACCGGGAGCACTTCCTGACGGCGGACCGCAAGGCATTCGACCGGTTGCGCATCGAAGCGTTCTGCCGTGAGCGGGGAATCGCTCTTTACGATACGTCGGAAGAGGTAATCAGACTGAAGAACAACGCTTCGGATGCGTCACTTCAAGTGGTGCGCGAGGTCGATCTCGAAGCCCTTCTGGCGCAAATCCCGGCGTGCCGGGTGCTTGTCGCCACGGGCGGGAAATCGGCCGAGACACTGAGCCGGATCCTCGGATGCGAACTTCCGGCCGTGGGCGAGTGGACCCGGGCCGCGTATGCGGGCCGGGAGTTGCAGGTTTGGCGGATGCCCTCCACGTCGCGGGCCTTCCCGCGCCCGGTGGAGTGGAAGGCGGAGTTTTACCGGCGGGCCTTCTCCGCCGCGGGAATTTTCTGA
- the mutS gene encoding DNA mismatch repair protein MutS has translation MKQYYAIKAVHPDAILLFRVGDFYETFGDDAIKASGILGITLTRRANGAASYVELAGFPYHAIDTYLPKLVRAGERVAICEQLEDPKLVKGLVKRGVIELVTPGIVLGDNILANKENNYIASVYFGRQTTGVAFLDISTGEFYVAEGTDGYVDKLISNLQPKEVVYQRGYEDHFTQAFGSRLYTYRLDEWVFSEEVNREKLCKQFGTKSLKGFGIDHFTSGISAAGAILYYLEFTEHRETGHIASISRIDQNDYVWVDKFTIRNLELFSSNGAREKCSFADVIDRTLTPMGGRLLKRWIAMPIKDPMKINERLDVVERFTKDADLADTVREQVALVGDLERIAGRIAAQRVAPRELVQLKNSLTAIGTLKAALESTDDERLHALAAQIDILSEIRDRIAREIYPDPQNNQIQKGGVIADGVDPELDDLRRIALHGKDYLARIQQRESEETGIPSLKISYNNVFGYYIEVRNTHKDKVPETWIRKQTLANAERYITEELKEYEEKILGAEEKMLVLEQRIYAEILAFICGSLTPMLRDAAAVARIDCLQSFAQLAVERRYVRPVLDDGKRIEIRQGRHPVIETLMPVGEEYIPNDVMLDDQKQQIMMITGPNMSGKSALLRQTALIILMAQMGSFVPAKSAHIGVVDKIFTRVGASDNISQGESTFMVEMLESASILNNISDRSIVLLDEIGRGTSTYDGISIAWAMVEYLHNHPTARAKTLFATHYHELNEMEQMCPRVKNYHVSVKEMGNQIVFLRKLERGGTEHSFGIHVARMAGMPASVVARADEILRNLELVYGNNEIVPSRSLKDRGRKSAAQAVKEAAESGIPQNMQLSMFQLDDPVLVQIRDQIKGIDINALTPLEALNKLNEIKKITGL, from the coding sequence ATGAAGCAGTATTACGCGATCAAGGCGGTGCATCCCGACGCCATTCTGCTTTTCCGCGTGGGGGACTTCTACGAGACGTTCGGCGACGACGCCATCAAGGCGAGCGGCATCCTGGGCATCACGCTCACACGCCGTGCGAACGGCGCCGCCTCCTACGTCGAACTGGCCGGATTCCCCTACCATGCCATCGACACCTACCTTCCGAAGCTGGTTCGGGCGGGCGAGCGGGTTGCGATCTGCGAGCAGTTGGAGGACCCGAAACTGGTCAAGGGATTGGTCAAGCGGGGCGTCATCGAACTGGTGACACCGGGCATCGTCCTCGGGGACAACATCCTGGCCAACAAGGAGAACAACTACATCGCGTCGGTATACTTCGGGCGCCAGACGACGGGCGTCGCCTTCCTGGACATCTCGACGGGCGAGTTCTACGTCGCCGAGGGTACGGACGGCTACGTGGACAAGCTGATCTCGAATCTCCAGCCGAAAGAGGTTGTTTATCAGCGGGGCTATGAGGATCATTTCACGCAGGCCTTCGGGTCGCGGCTCTACACCTACCGGCTCGACGAATGGGTCTTTTCCGAGGAGGTCAACCGCGAAAAGCTCTGCAAGCAGTTCGGCACGAAGTCGCTCAAGGGCTTCGGCATCGACCACTTCACGAGCGGCATTTCGGCCGCGGGGGCGATCCTCTACTACCTGGAGTTCACCGAGCACCGCGAAACGGGCCATATCGCCTCGATCTCGCGCATCGACCAGAACGACTACGTCTGGGTGGACAAGTTCACGATCCGGAACCTGGAGCTTTTCTCGTCGAACGGCGCCCGGGAGAAGTGCAGCTTTGCGGATGTCATCGACCGCACGCTGACGCCGATGGGCGGACGCCTGCTGAAACGGTGGATCGCCATGCCGATCAAGGACCCGATGAAGATCAACGAGCGGCTGGACGTCGTGGAGCGCTTCACGAAGGATGCCGACCTGGCGGATACGGTCCGGGAGCAGGTCGCGCTGGTCGGGGACCTGGAGCGGATTGCGGGACGGATTGCGGCCCAGCGGGTTGCGCCGCGGGAGTTGGTCCAGCTGAAGAACTCGCTTACGGCGATCGGGACGCTGAAGGCGGCGCTGGAGTCTACGGACGACGAGCGTCTTCACGCCCTGGCGGCGCAGATCGACATCCTGTCGGAGATCCGCGACCGGATTGCGCGCGAGATCTACCCGGACCCGCAGAACAACCAGATCCAGAAGGGCGGCGTCATCGCCGACGGCGTGGACCCCGAGTTGGACGACCTGCGGCGCATCGCGCTGCACGGCAAGGACTACCTGGCGCGGATCCAGCAGCGGGAGAGCGAAGAGACGGGCATTCCGTCACTGAAAATCAGCTACAACAACGTCTTCGGCTACTACATCGAGGTGCGCAACACGCACAAGGACAAGGTCCCGGAGACGTGGATCCGCAAGCAGACGCTGGCGAATGCCGAACGCTATATCACCGAGGAGCTGAAGGAGTACGAGGAGAAGATCCTCGGGGCGGAGGAGAAGATGCTCGTGCTGGAGCAGCGGATCTATGCCGAGATCCTGGCCTTCATCTGCGGGTCGCTGACCCCGATGCTGCGCGACGCGGCGGCCGTGGCGCGGATCGACTGCCTGCAGTCGTTTGCGCAGCTGGCCGTCGAGCGGCGCTACGTGCGCCCGGTTCTCGATGACGGCAAGCGTATCGAGATCAGGCAGGGCCGCCACCCGGTGATCGAGACGCTGATGCCCGTGGGCGAGGAGTACATCCCGAACGACGTGATGCTCGACGACCAGAAGCAGCAGATCATGATGATCACCGGACCGAACATGTCGGGTAAGTCGGCGCTGCTGCGCCAGACGGCCCTGATCATCCTGATGGCGCAGATGGGGTCGTTCGTTCCGGCGAAATCGGCCCATATCGGGGTTGTGGACAAGATTTTCACGCGCGTGGGGGCCTCGGACAATATTTCGCAGGGCGAATCGACCTTCATGGTGGAGATGCTGGAGTCGGCGAGCATCCTGAACAACATCTCGGACCGGAGTATCGTGCTGCTGGACGAGATCGGCCGCGGGACGAGCACCTACGACGGTATCTCGATCGCGTGGGCGATGGTCGAGTACCTGCACAACCATCCGACGGCCCGTGCCAAGACGCTCTTTGCGACGCACTATCACGAGCTGAACGAGATGGAGCAGATGTGCCCGCGGGTGAAGAACTACCACGTTTCGGTGAAGGAGATGGGCAACCAGATCGTCTTTCTGCGCAAGCTGGAGCGGGGCGGTACGGAGCACTCGTTCGGTATCCACGTAGCGCGGATGGCGGGCATGCCGGCGTCGGTGGTGGCGCGTGCGGACGAGATCCTGCGCAACCTGGAGCTGGTCTACGGCAACAACGAGATCGTCCCGAGCCGGAGCCTGAAGGACCGGGGCAGGAAGTCGGCGGCACAGGCGGTGAAGGAGGCGGCCGAAAGCGGCATCCCGCAGAACATGCAGCTGTCGATGTTCCAGTTGGACGACCCGGTGCTGGTCCAGATCCGGGACCAGATCAAGGGGATCGACATCAATGCACTGACGCCGCTGGAGGCGCTGAACAAGCTGAACGAGATCAAGAAGATCACGGGATTATAA
- a CDS encoding AAA family ATPase, with translation MFSTRIATQIYGKICFETTPGQKKIIEKLSEYLSDGDFSKIFVLNGYAGTGKTTLVGALVGALKDLGIKSVLLAPTGRAAKVLARYAGEKALTIHKRIYRQRTNADYESKFSLNLNPERGAVFIVDEASMLSDRSSEGAVFGSGSLLSDLVAYVRSGRGCRLILVGDSAQLPPVGSDFSPALDPAALSAYGEVVYGTMDEVVRQESESGILFNATLVRCMVENGLYEIPHFELDFPDIEAIDGGEFLERLEDCYARYGRDETIVITRSNRRANRYNEGIRRNVLYAEEEIESNDMLMVVKNNYYFPEHTQDCPMNFIANGDIARLKRLGRFEEFYGFRFANAVLSFPDYDDAELDCKILLDTLASESPSLTREESTRLFYEVEKDYTEIRSKLKRFREIRENPHFNALQIKFSYAVTCHKAQGGQWRAVFVDRCLFGDEPMTRDLLRWLYTALTRATDKLYLVNFDKAFYE, from the coding sequence ATGTTCAGTACACGTATTGCGACCCAAATTTACGGTAAAATTTGTTTCGAAACAACTCCCGGACAAAAAAAAATCATAGAAAAATTGTCTGAATACCTTTCTGACGGGGATTTTTCGAAGATTTTCGTCTTGAACGGCTATGCGGGTACGGGCAAGACGACGCTTGTGGGGGCCCTGGTCGGGGCGCTCAAGGATTTGGGGATCAAGTCCGTATTGCTGGCGCCGACGGGCCGTGCGGCGAAGGTTCTGGCGCGGTACGCGGGGGAGAAGGCGCTGACGATCCACAAACGGATCTACCGTCAGCGGACGAACGCGGATTACGAGTCGAAATTCTCCCTGAATCTGAATCCCGAGCGGGGAGCCGTGTTCATTGTGGACGAGGCATCGATGCTTTCGGACCGGAGTTCGGAGGGGGCGGTTTTCGGCAGCGGGTCGCTGCTTTCGGACCTGGTGGCGTATGTGCGTTCGGGACGCGGGTGCCGTCTGATTCTGGTGGGGGACAGTGCGCAGCTGCCGCCGGTCGGGAGCGATTTCAGTCCGGCGCTGGACCCTGCGGCGCTGTCGGCCTACGGCGAGGTGGTCTACGGGACGATGGACGAGGTGGTTCGCCAGGAGTCCGAATCGGGCATCCTCTTCAATGCGACACTGGTTCGGTGTATGGTTGAAAACGGGCTTTACGAGATTCCGCATTTCGAACTGGACTTTCCGGACATCGAGGCGATCGACGGCGGGGAGTTCCTGGAGCGGCTGGAGGATTGCTACGCCCGCTACGGGCGTGACGAAACGATCGTCATCACGCGCTCGAACCGCCGTGCGAACCGTTATAACGAAGGGATCCGCCGGAATGTCCTGTATGCCGAGGAGGAGATCGAGAGCAACGACATGCTGATGGTGGTGAAGAACAACTACTATTTTCCGGAGCATACGCAGGATTGCCCGATGAACTTCATTGCCAACGGGGACATAGCACGGCTCAAGCGTCTGGGTCGTTTCGAGGAGTTCTACGGATTCCGGTTTGCGAATGCGGTTCTTTCGTTTCCGGACTACGACGATGCGGAACTCGACTGCAAGATCCTGCTGGATACGCTTGCGTCGGAATCCCCGTCGCTGACGCGGGAGGAGTCGACGCGGCTTTTCTACGAGGTGGAGAAGGACTACACGGAGATCCGGAGCAAGCTGAAACGGTTCCGTGAAATCCGTGAGAATCCGCATTTCAACGCCCTTCAAATCAAGTTTTCCTACGCCGTGACGTGCCACAAGGCGCAGGGCGGACAGTGGCGAGCGGTTTTTGTGGACCGTTGCCTGTTCGGGGACGAGCCGATGACGCGGGACCTGCTGCGGTGGCTCTATACGGCGCTGACGCGGGCCACGGACAAATTGTATCTGGTCAATTTCGACAAGGCATTTTATGAATAG